One Vigna unguiculata cultivar IT97K-499-35 chromosome 7, ASM411807v1, whole genome shotgun sequence genomic region harbors:
- the LOC114192317 gene encoding geranylgeranyl transferase type-2 subunit beta 1-like isoform X2, with amino-acid sequence MAELATEKHVRYILSVEKRKDNFESVVMEHLRMSGAYWGLTALDLLGKLDSVDVDEVTSWLLSCQHESGGFGGNVGHDPHILYTLSAVQVLALFDKMDVIDVDKVTNYIVSLQNEDGSFSGDMWGEVDTRFSYIAICCLSILHRLDKINVEKAVKYIISCKNMDGGFGCTPGGESHAGQIFCCVGALAITGSLDLVDKDLLGWWLCERQVKSGGLNGRPEKLPDVCYSWWVLSSLTMIDRVHWISKEKLIRFIIDCQKMVGFQTGQMMLWMYFTHSSGWQDFHYLNIQE; translated from the exons ATGGCAGAGCTGGCAACTGAGAAACATGTTCGCTACATATTATCAGTTGAAAAG aGGAAAGATAATTTTGAATCTGTGGTAATGGAGCATCTAAGAATGAGTGGGGCATACTGGGGCTTGACTGCCCTGGATCTTCTGGGAAAGCTTGATAGCGTTGATGTTGATGAGGTTACTTCATGGTTGCTGAGTTGTCAACATGAGTCAG GGGGATTCGGTGGAAATGTTGGTCATGACCCGCACATCTTGTATACACTAAGTGCAGTGCAGGTGTTGGCTCTCTTTGATAAGATGGATGTTATTGATGTAGATAAGGTGACAAATT ATATTGTTAGCCTGCAAAATGAAGATGGATCCTTTTCAGGGGATATGTGGGGTGAAGTTGATACGCG GTTCTCATATATTGCTATTTGTTGCTTATCAATATTACATCGCTTGGATAAAATCAATGTGGAGAAAGCTGTGAAGTACATTATAAGTTGCAAAAATATGGATGGTGGTTTTGGTTGCACTCCTGGTGGGGAATCTCATGCTGGTCAAA TATTTTGTTGTGTGGGAGCCCTTGCCATAACGGGGTCACTAGATCTTGTTGACAAGGACCTACTGGGTTGGTGGTTATGTGAGCGACAGGTTAAATCTGGAGGTCTGAATGGGCGTCCTGAGAAACTTCCTGAT GTCTGCTACTCGTGGTGGGTTCTTTCTAGCCTCACCATGATTGATAGAGTTCATTGGATCAGTAAGGAGAAGCTTATAAGGTTTATCATAGACTGTCAG AAAATGGTGGGATTTCAGACAGGCCAGATGATGCTGTGGATGTATTTCACACATTCTTCGGGGTGGCAG gaCTTTCACTACTTGAATATCCAGGAGTGA
- the LOC114192317 gene encoding geranylgeranyl transferase type-2 subunit beta 1-like isoform X1: protein MAELATEKHVRYILSVEKRKDNFESVVMEHLRMSGAYWGLTALDLLGKLDSVDVDEVTSWLLSCQHESGGFGGNVGHDPHILYTLSAVQVLALFDKMDVIDVDKVTNYIVSLQNEDGSFSGDMWGEVDTRFSYIAICCLSILHRLDKINVEKAVKYIISCKNMDGGFGCTPGGESHAGQIFCCVGALAITGSLDLVDKDLLGWWLCERQVKSGGLNGRPEKLPDVCYSWWVLSSLTMIDRVHWISKEKLIRFIIDCQDTENGGISDRPDDAVDVFHTFFGVAGLSLLEYPGVKPIDPAYALPVDVVNRIFFRK from the exons ATGGCAGAGCTGGCAACTGAGAAACATGTTCGCTACATATTATCAGTTGAAAAG aGGAAAGATAATTTTGAATCTGTGGTAATGGAGCATCTAAGAATGAGTGGGGCATACTGGGGCTTGACTGCCCTGGATCTTCTGGGAAAGCTTGATAGCGTTGATGTTGATGAGGTTACTTCATGGTTGCTGAGTTGTCAACATGAGTCAG GGGGATTCGGTGGAAATGTTGGTCATGACCCGCACATCTTGTATACACTAAGTGCAGTGCAGGTGTTGGCTCTCTTTGATAAGATGGATGTTATTGATGTAGATAAGGTGACAAATT ATATTGTTAGCCTGCAAAATGAAGATGGATCCTTTTCAGGGGATATGTGGGGTGAAGTTGATACGCG GTTCTCATATATTGCTATTTGTTGCTTATCAATATTACATCGCTTGGATAAAATCAATGTGGAGAAAGCTGTGAAGTACATTATAAGTTGCAAAAATATGGATGGTGGTTTTGGTTGCACTCCTGGTGGGGAATCTCATGCTGGTCAAA TATTTTGTTGTGTGGGAGCCCTTGCCATAACGGGGTCACTAGATCTTGTTGACAAGGACCTACTGGGTTGGTGGTTATGTGAGCGACAGGTTAAATCTGGAGGTCTGAATGGGCGTCCTGAGAAACTTCCTGAT GTCTGCTACTCGTGGTGGGTTCTTTCTAGCCTCACCATGATTGATAGAGTTCATTGGATCAGTAAGGAGAAGCTTATAAGGTTTATCATAGACTGTCAG GACACAGAAAATGGTGGGATTTCAGACAGGCCAGATGATGCTGTGGATGTATTTCACACATTCTTCGGGGTGGCAG gaCTTTCACTACTTGAATATCCAGGAGTGAAACCGATAGATCCAGCTTATGCCTTACCTGTTGACGTTGTAAATCGAATTTTCTTTAGGAAATAA